Genomic segment of Streptomyces sp. NBC_01210:
GCCACCGGTTCACACGAACTCCGTCTGCGGCACGACGATGACGGCCGGTGGACCGCCAACGGGAAGCACGCCCCCGACGTCGACGGCGCGCTCGACTGCGACCTGAGCCTGAGCCCGCTCACCAACACCATGCCGGTACTCCGGCACGGACTCCACCTGGCGCCCGGCCGACAGGATTTCCTGATGGCCTGGGTCTCGGTGCCGGACCTGACGGTGCACGCGTCACAGCAGACCTACACCCACCTCGTGCGAACCGAACGGGGTGCGCTCGTCCGGTTCGCGTCTGGCGACTTCCGCAGCGATGTGGAGTTCGACGCGGAAGGGCTGGTCGTCGACTACCCGGGCCTGGCCCACCGGTTTTCAGCCGGCGCGGGCTGGCCGCAGCCGTAGCGACCGGACGGTGACAGTACCCGGCAAGGTCAGGCCGCGTCCTGCAGCTTCTCGAAGAAGAACTCGTGCTTGAAAAACGAGGTGTCGTACTCGTGGCCGGGCTGGGGCGGTATCAGCTGGGACGCCTGGAGCCTGCCGCAGTGGAGCCGAGTGCCGCGACGGCCGATGTGGCCAGGCCTGCGCGCAGCAGCCCTCTTCGGGAGAGGTGCACTGCTCACACCGCCTTTCGGTGTTTTCGGATGGGTGGTCGGCGAAGGGAGTTGAGCGGGAGGAGTTCGGCGAGGGGAGTTCACCGGGGGGGGTGACGGGTGGGTGGTGCGGGGCAGGGCCGGGGTCGGCGGGGATACGGTCGGTCAGGAAGCCGTAGGTGCGGGACAGTCCGGGGTCGTTCGAGCCCGTCGTACGCCACCACTGGTCGATGCCGTACCAGCCCGGCGCGGCGAGCGCGCCGGTGTGCCGCTGTGCGGAGAGGCCGGCGGCGAGGCAGGAGAAGCGCAGCCGGTCGGCGAGCGGCCAGCCGCCGAGCGTGGCGGCGACGAAGCTCGCACCGAAGACGTCTCCGGCGCCGGTCGCGTCCACGGCATCGATATCAAGAGCGGCCATGTCGTGGGCCGAGACCTCTGCGTGCTCGCCGGTCGTCTGGTCGACGGCGACGGCGCCCGCGCGACCACGTGTGATCACGGCGACGGGTGTCAGTTCGGCGAGCCTGGCAAGTGCGGCGGCCGGACTACCGGTGCCGGTGTAGCCCATCGCCTCGGCGTCGTTGGGCAGGAAGGCATGGCACAGCGAGAGCTGGTCGAGCACCTCGCCGGACCACTGCTCGGTGGGGTCCCAGCCGACGTCGGCGAAAATCAGGGTGCCGGCGGCCGCGGCTTTGCCCAGCCACTCCTGATGCTCGGCACCGATGTGTACCAGCGCGGTACGGGCGGGCGGCGGATCGTGGAGCAACTCGTCCTGGGTGTGTACGGGTGCCTGGCCGCGGGTGATCAGCGCGCGGTCGTGGTCATGGGCGAGGGAGACCGTGACCGGGGTGTTCCAGCCCGCTGCCGTCCGGGAGAGGGACAGGTCGATGCCCTCCTGCCCGGTGAGGATCTCCCGGCAGTGCGTGCCGTAGTGGTCGTCGCCGAAAACCGTGGCCAGTGAGGTGTCCAGACCGTACCGGGCCGCCGCCACGGCGAGGTTGGCGATTCCGCCGGGACCGCAGCCCATCCCGCGGGTCCAGATCTTCTCGCCCGGTGTCGGCGGCTTGCCGAGGCCGGTGAGCACAAGGTCGTAGAAGAGCAGCCCGGTCAGCAGGACATCGGCTCCGGTCTCCTCGTCCACGGGCGTCCTCTCGTCAAAGACCTGCAAGGCGTGGACAGGATCGTGCGCCCGGCGCTCAGAATTGGCAATTCTTGAGCGCGAAGGCGCATAGAAATGATTGAGATTGACGAGTAGCGTTCACGGTGTGCTGGCTGAGCGACGACATCAACTCATCCTGCGGGCTCTGCGATCAGGCGGCCCCGCTGCCGTGACCGACCTGTCCGAACGGCTCGGCGTCAGCCCCGCGACCATCCGGCGCGACCTGGTCAAACTGGAGGAAGAGGGCCTGCTCACGCGGGTCCACGGGGGAGCCGCGGTCGAGGAAGGCGATCAGCCTTTCGCGGAGGTCGCCGAGATCCGGGTCCCGGAGAAGGACGCCATAGCGGTCCAGGCGGCCGCCATGGTCGAGGACGGGCAGTCCGTGCTCCTCGACATCGGCACCACCGCCTACCGCCTCGCCCGGCAGCTGCACGGCCGCAGACTGACCGTGATCACCAGCAATCTGGTGGTGTACGAGGAGCTGGCGGACGACACCGGGATCGAGCTGATCCTGCTCGGCGGGATGCTCCGGCGGGAGTACCGCTCCCTGGTCGGCTTCCTCACCGAGGACAATCTGCGCCAGCTGCACGCGGACTGGCTGTTCCTCGGCACGAGCGGCATCCGTCCGAGCGGCCAGGTCATGGACACCACGGTGGTCGAGGTCCCGGTCAAGCGGGCGATGATCGCGGCCGCCGACACAGTGGTGCTGCTCGCCGACGCGGGCAAGTTCCCCGGCACCGGCATGGCCAGGGTCTGCGGCCCCGAATCCCTCGACACGGTGGTGACCAACGCCCCGGCGGACCCGGCGACCAGTTCGGCGTTCGACGAGGCCGGAGTGAAGGTGGTTGAGGTATGAGGCTCACGATCCTCGGCGGCGGCGGATTCAGGCTGCCGT
This window contains:
- a CDS encoding putative glycolipid-binding domain-containing protein, with amino-acid sequence MVASHVLTWEVTESRGYETSWIELRGTTLRAHGRAVGTRPDPYWISYDLETGDDYVTRELRVHAATATGSHELRLRHDDDGRWTANGKHAPDVDGALDCDLSLSPLTNTMPVLRHGLHLAPGRQDFLMAWVSVPDLTVHASQQTYTHLVRTERGALVRFASGDFRSDVEFDAEGLVVDYPGLAHRFSAGAGWPQP
- a CDS encoding DeoR/GlpR family DNA-binding transcription regulator encodes the protein MLAERRHQLILRALRSGGPAAVTDLSERLGVSPATIRRDLVKLEEEGLLTRVHGGAAVEEGDQPFAEVAEIRVPEKDAIAVQAAAMVEDGQSVLLDIGTTAYRLARQLHGRRLTVITSNLVVYEELADDTGIELILLGGMLRREYRSLVGFLTEDNLRQLHADWLFLGTSGIRPSGQVMDTTVVEVPVKRAMIAAADTVVLLADAGKFPGTGMARVCGPESLDTVVTNAPADPATSSAFDEAGVKVVEV